From one Flavobacteriales bacterium genomic stretch:
- a CDS encoding peptidoglycan DD-metalloendopeptidase family protein translates to MKRWVQIGLVVLAAAMVYVFIGVDLGPREEYVAEQPVEDTVVVPLPPPLAYGIAMDSLVMREGTVKSGASFGGLLGAEGVSASVIETLVSKAEGLFDVRKLRAGHPYAFIAPDRKGATPHYFIYEADPIQYFVFHLLPGNEYVTIGERAVTLTQHAIAATVTGALYNDLAKAGADPMLAVLLSEVFAWTVDFYRIQKGDVFSVAYAERSVEGKRVGAPQILAARYISGDKVKAAFRFGEGKEATYFDDEGNSLRKAFLKAPLKFSRISSGFSGKRLHPVQKVMKAHLGTDYAAPYGTPILAVGDGVVEQAGRTGGNGNFVKIRHNGVYSTQYLHMRKVLVKQGQRVQQGDVIGEVGSTGLATGPHVCFRFWKNGAQVDHRKEEFPSAEPIAQELRPAFDAARDSLSAQLDEAELALAAGRMVNF, encoded by the coding sequence ATGAAGAGGTGGGTGCAAATCGGGTTGGTGGTGCTCGCGGCGGCCATGGTGTATGTTTTCATCGGTGTCGACCTGGGACCGCGCGAGGAGTACGTGGCGGAGCAGCCTGTGGAGGACACCGTGGTGGTGCCCCTTCCGCCGCCTTTGGCCTACGGCATTGCCATGGACAGCCTTGTGATGCGCGAGGGAACCGTGAAGAGCGGCGCGAGCTTCGGCGGATTGCTGGGCGCGGAGGGCGTATCCGCATCGGTGATAGAGACACTGGTATCGAAGGCAGAGGGACTCTTCGATGTGCGCAAGCTCCGGGCAGGGCATCCATACGCGTTCATTGCGCCCGATCGCAAAGGCGCAACGCCGCACTATTTCATCTACGAGGCCGATCCGATCCAGTACTTCGTCTTCCACTTGCTGCCCGGCAACGAGTACGTGACCATCGGCGAGCGCGCGGTAACGCTCACCCAGCATGCCATTGCCGCCACGGTGACCGGCGCGCTCTACAACGACCTGGCGAAAGCCGGCGCCGACCCCATGCTCGCCGTGCTGCTCAGTGAGGTGTTCGCGTGGACGGTCGATTTCTACCGCATCCAGAAAGGCGATGTGTTCAGCGTGGCCTATGCTGAGCGCAGCGTGGAGGGCAAGCGCGTGGGTGCGCCGCAGATCCTGGCCGCGCGCTACATCAGCGGCGATAAGGTGAAGGCCGCTTTCCGTTTCGGCGAGGGCAAGGAGGCCACCTACTTCGATGATGAAGGCAACAGCCTGCGCAAGGCTTTCCTGAAAGCGCCGTTGAAATTCAGCCGGATCTCATCGGGCTTCAGCGGCAAGCGGCTGCATCCGGTGCAGAAGGTGATGAAGGCGCATCTCGGCACCGATTACGCAGCACCTTATGGAACGCCGATCCTTGCCGTGGGTGATGGCGTAGTGGAGCAGGCGGGCCGCACCGGGGGCAACGGCAACTTTGTGAAGATCAGGCACAACGGCGTGTACAGCACGCAGTACCTGCACATGCGCAAGGTCCTCGTGAAGCAGGGCCAGCGCGTGCAACAGGGCGATGTGATCGGGGAGGTGGGCAGCACCGGCCTAGCCACGGGTCCGCATGTGTGCTTCCGCTTCTGGAAGAACGGAGCGCAGGTGGATCACCGCAAAGAGGAGTTCCCCAGCGCGGAACCCATTGCGCAAGAGCTGCGGCCCGCCTTCGATGCGGCCCGCGATAGCCTGAGCGCGCAGCTTGATGAGGCCGAGCTCGCATTGGCTGCAGGAAGGATGGTGAACTTCTAA
- a CDS encoding transcriptional regulator, producing the protein MPFAPLDPVLHNQLRLAVMSLLVSLESADFNFILEKTGATRGNLSVQITKLKEAGYIEVTKSFKDNYPNTSCRVSSAGLAAFEAYVAAIKGYLGK; encoded by the coding sequence ATGCCGTTCGCGCCGCTTGACCCTGTGCTGCACAACCAGCTGAGGCTGGCGGTGATGAGCCTGTTGGTCTCGCTGGAGAGCGCTGATTTCAACTTCATCCTGGAGAAAACCGGTGCCACACGCGGCAATCTGAGCGTACAGATCACCAAGCTCAAGGAGGCCGGTTACATCGAGGTAACCAAGAGCTTCAAGGACAACTATCCGAACACTTCGTGCAGGGTATCCTCGGCCGGACTTGCCGCGTTCGAGGCCTATGTGGCGGCGATCAAGGGCTACCTGGGGAAATGA
- a CDS encoding chromophore lyase CpcT/CpeT, protein MRTALILALFLAAGSAAAQRTRALEQLAMTMEGSYTSAEQAKGDTSYFEIELEMKRIWAKRKDGAWFYVEQATAESKAKPYRQRVYHVQEVNDSTFTSEIHTIRNGEQYFGAYTDHEKLARLSPDSIDLMPGCTITLHRYKSIYQGSTNGRDCPNARSGAAYATSEVTIRSDRMISWDRGYDDAGNQVWGASKGGYTFLKKRKY, encoded by the coding sequence ATGCGCACCGCCCTTATCCTCGCGCTCTTCCTTGCAGCAGGCTCTGCCGCCGCCCAACGCACCCGTGCCCTCGAGCAACTCGCCATGACCATGGAAGGCTCCTACACCAGCGCCGAGCAGGCCAAAGGGGACACGAGCTACTTCGAGATCGAGCTGGAGATGAAGCGCATTTGGGCCAAACGGAAGGATGGCGCTTGGTTCTATGTGGAGCAGGCCACTGCTGAGAGCAAGGCCAAGCCATACCGCCAGCGCGTGTACCACGTTCAGGAGGTGAACGACAGCACCTTCACGAGCGAGATCCACACCATCCGGAACGGTGAGCAGTACTTCGGCGCGTACACCGATCACGAGAAGCTCGCGCGCCTCTCTCCGGATTCAATCGATCTGATGCCTGGCTGCACCATCACCTTGCATCGTTACAAGAGCATCTATCAGGGGAGCACGAACGGCCGCGATTGTCCCAACGCGCGCAGCGGTGCTGCCTATGCCACGAGTGAAGTGACCATCCGCAGCGACCGCATGATCAGCTGGGACCGCGGCTACGATGATGCGGGCAATCAGGTCTGGGGCGCCTCAAAGGGGGGGTACACCTTCCTGAAGAAGCGCAAGTACTGA
- the ispG gene encoding (E)-4-hydroxy-3-methylbut-2-enyl-diphosphate synthase, with amino-acid sequence MSETKIIAPWQYCPSLTRYERWRTREVRIGGIGIGGSNPIRVQSMTTTDTMDTAATVAQSIRMIEAGCELVRITAPSKKEAENLAEIKKQIRAAGFSAPLVADIHFTPNAAEVAARIVEKVRVNPGNYADKKKFDVREYTDDQYEEELGRIRERFTPLVKICKEHGTAMRIGTNHGSLSDRILNRYGDTPQGMVESAFEFLRVCRDENYHEIVLSMKASNVQVMVQAYRLLVHRMMQEGWDYPLHLGVTEAGDGEDGRVKSAAGIGALLEDGIGDTVRVSLTEDPEFEIPVARALVDRYAERSKHDPLPAITSVPIDPFGHTRRRSHEVLNIGARHVPVVMADLSNKERITPATLFAWGYRYSVPLDKWNITDQACDCIFIGKNSIDFEIPGTLSVVQDHAVWLTNKAKERHYPFINKEEYLSGVEQHPQFNLVYATLPDLDDAFITKLKGDPTAVLLIDSYSAHGMAEQRRLFFALLEAGCETPVIIGRAYGNIGKDDLVLHSSTDIGPLFIDGLGDGIFIADEYGGREDLVCRTAFGILQATRTRTSKTEYISCPSCGRTLFDLQETTAKIRARTSHLKGVKIGIMGCIVNGPGEMADADFGYVGTGPGVITLYREKEVVKRNVPSEHAVDELIGLIKEHGMWVEQTEN; translated from the coding sequence ATGTCCGAGACCAAGATCATCGCCCCCTGGCAGTATTGCCCCAGCCTCACGCGCTACGAGCGCTGGCGCACGCGCGAAGTGCGCATCGGCGGAATCGGCATCGGTGGCTCCAACCCCATCCGGGTGCAGAGCATGACCACCACGGACACGATGGACACCGCCGCCACCGTGGCGCAGAGCATCCGCATGATCGAGGCGGGCTGTGAGCTGGTGCGCATTACGGCGCCGAGCAAGAAGGAGGCGGAGAACCTGGCTGAGATCAAGAAGCAGATCCGAGCGGCAGGCTTCAGTGCGCCCTTGGTGGCCGATATCCACTTCACGCCCAACGCCGCCGAGGTTGCAGCCCGCATCGTGGAAAAGGTGCGCGTGAACCCCGGCAACTACGCCGACAAGAAGAAGTTCGACGTCCGCGAGTACACCGATGATCAGTACGAAGAAGAGCTCGGTCGCATCCGCGAGCGCTTCACGCCCTTGGTGAAGATCTGCAAGGAGCACGGCACAGCGATGCGCATCGGCACCAACCACGGCAGCCTCAGCGATCGCATCCTGAACCGGTATGGGGACACGCCGCAGGGCATGGTGGAGAGCGCTTTTGAGTTCCTGCGCGTGTGCCGCGATGAGAATTACCACGAGATCGTGCTGAGCATGAAGGCGAGCAATGTGCAGGTGATGGTGCAGGCCTACCGCCTGCTCGTTCACCGGATGATGCAGGAGGGATGGGACTACCCGCTGCATCTCGGTGTCACGGAAGCTGGCGATGGTGAGGACGGCCGCGTGAAAAGCGCAGCGGGCATCGGTGCCCTGCTGGAAGATGGCATCGGCGACACCGTGCGGGTGAGCCTGACCGAAGACCCCGAGTTCGAGATACCGGTAGCCCGTGCGCTGGTGGATCGTTACGCCGAACGATCGAAGCACGACCCGCTGCCGGCCATCACGAGCGTGCCCATCGATCCATTCGGACACACACGAAGGCGTTCCCACGAAGTCCTGAACATCGGCGCCAGGCACGTACCGGTGGTCATGGCCGACCTGAGCAACAAGGAGAGGATCACGCCCGCAACGCTCTTCGCATGGGGCTACCGCTATAGTGTACCACTGGATAAGTGGAACATCACCGACCAGGCCTGCGACTGCATCTTCATCGGAAAGAACAGCATCGACTTCGAGATCCCAGGAACACTGAGCGTTGTGCAGGACCACGCCGTGTGGTTGACCAACAAGGCCAAGGAGCGCCACTATCCCTTCATCAATAAGGAAGAGTATCTGAGCGGAGTGGAGCAGCATCCGCAGTTCAACCTGGTGTATGCGACCCTGCCTGATCTGGACGATGCATTCATTACCAAGTTGAAGGGCGATCCAACGGCCGTTCTCCTTATCGATAGCTACAGCGCACATGGCATGGCGGAGCAGCGTCGCCTGTTCTTCGCCTTGCTGGAAGCTGGTTGCGAAACGCCCGTGATCATCGGTCGTGCCTACGGGAACATCGGCAAGGACGATCTGGTCCTGCACAGCAGCACGGACATCGGCCCTCTGTTCATTGACGGGCTTGGAGATGGCATCTTCATAGCGGACGAGTACGGCGGTCGTGAAGACCTCGTGTGCCGCACAGCATTTGGCATCTTGCAAGCCACACGCACGCGCACCAGCAAGACCGAGTACATCAGCTGCCCCAGTTGCGGCCGCACGCTCTTCGACCTGCAGGAGACCACCGCCAAAATCCGCGCGCGCACCAGCCACCTCAAGGGCGTCAAGATCGGCATCATGGGCTGCATCGTGAACGGCCCAGGCGAGATGGCCGACGCGGACTTCGGCTACGTGGGCACGGGCCCCGGTGTGATCACTCTGTACCGTGAGAAGGAAGTGGTGAAGCGAAATGTGCCGAGCGAACATGCCGTGGACGAATTGATCGGGTTGATCAAGGAGCATGGGATGTGGGTGGAACAGACGGAGAACTAG
- a CDS encoding DMT family transporter translates to MRSRTQALWLLHFTVFLWGFTGIFGKLIQQGTLHLVYTRTIIAALGLAVAAVLMKRSLSWRTPKLGVYLLTGLIIAGHWITFYGAIKISTASIAAACLSTSTVFTALLEPIWFKRKVRGYEVVLGLIVIAALLLIFGLETDHRWGIVVGVLSALLSAWFNIINAVLVHKDDPVRISFYEIASVAAFLFLILLAIPFIQGLGVAGLDGALADQGGLPPPLWELPTSDIVYHLLLGLVCTSLPFVTGILVMRKLSAFTVMLTVNLEPVYTILIALLIWGAEEQLRAGSYAGIALILACLVVNGWYHRRMSAKEVVEPDPLSHG, encoded by the coding sequence ATGCGCAGCCGTACCCAAGCCCTTTGGCTCCTGCACTTCACGGTCTTCCTGTGGGGCTTCACGGGCATCTTCGGCAAGCTGATCCAGCAAGGCACCTTGCATCTGGTGTACACGCGCACCATCATCGCAGCGCTGGGCCTGGCGGTGGCGGCGGTGCTCATGAAGCGCTCGCTCTCGTGGCGCACGCCGAAACTGGGCGTCTATCTGCTCACCGGCCTCATCATCGCCGGGCATTGGATCACCTTCTATGGCGCCATCAAGATCAGCACGGCCAGCATCGCAGCGGCTTGCTTGAGCACGAGCACGGTATTCACGGCGCTGCTGGAGCCGATCTGGTTCAAGCGCAAGGTGCGCGGGTATGAAGTGGTGCTCGGCCTGATCGTGATCGCGGCGCTGCTGCTGATCTTCGGATTGGAGACCGATCACCGATGGGGCATCGTCGTAGGCGTGCTCAGCGCGCTGCTCAGCGCCTGGTTCAACATCATCAACGCGGTGCTTGTGCACAAGGATGATCCCGTGCGCATCAGCTTCTACGAGATCGCGAGCGTGGCGGCCTTCCTGTTCCTCATCCTCCTGGCCATCCCTTTCATTCAAGGTCTCGGAGTCGCTGGGCTCGATGGAGCGTTGGCCGATCAAGGCGGATTGCCGCCACCGCTCTGGGAGCTGCCCACCAGCGACATCGTCTATCACCTGTTGCTCGGACTCGTCTGCACTTCCTTGCCCTTCGTCACGGGCATCCTCGTGATGCGCAAGCTCTCGGCCTTCACGGTCATGCTCACGGTGAATCTGGAACCGGTGTACACGATCCTGATCGCGCTGTTGATCTGGGGAGCGGAAGAGCAATTGCGCGCGGGGTCTTACGCGGGCATCGCGCTCATCCTTGCCTGCCTCGTGGTCAATGGCTGGTACCACCGGCGCATGTCGGCCAAGGAGGTGGTGGAGCCGGATCCACTGAGCCACGGGTGA
- a CDS encoding DUF502 domain-containing protein yields MSFNARRNSRILLGYFFRGLLLLVPITVIVWAVWRVLAFLDGIIQTDIPGLGILILLAIITAAGWLGSTILFQPLAEIGDEVLQKVPVIKTMYGALKDMMEALVGSKRKFDRPVLVRLGGLEAERLGFITQEDLEHLGIGAEKVAVYMPHSFAWSGNVFIVPRTNVRPIDANPADVMKFAVSGGVSKVAEE; encoded by the coding sequence ATGTCCTTCAACGCTCGCCGCAACAGCCGCATCCTGCTCGGTTACTTCTTCCGGGGCCTGCTCCTGCTCGTTCCGATCACCGTGATCGTATGGGCCGTGTGGCGCGTGCTCGCCTTCCTCGATGGCATCATCCAAACGGACATCCCTGGCCTGGGCATCCTCATCCTCTTGGCCATCATCACAGCAGCGGGTTGGCTGGGCAGCACCATCCTCTTTCAGCCTTTGGCCGAGATCGGCGACGAGGTGCTGCAGAAAGTGCCGGTGATCAAGACCATGTACGGCGCGCTGAAGGACATGATGGAGGCGCTCGTGGGCAGCAAGCGCAAATTCGATCGGCCGGTGCTCGTGCGGCTCGGCGGATTGGAAGCGGAGCGCCTCGGCTTCATCACGCAGGAGGATCTGGAGCACTTGGGCATCGGCGCGGAGAAGGTCGCTGTCTATATGCCGCACTCCTTCGCTTGGAGCGGCAACGTCTTCATCGTGCCGCGCACCAATGTCCGTCCGATCGATGCCAACCCCGCCGATGTGATGAAGTTCGCCGTGAGCGGTGGCGTCTCCAAGGTGGCAGAGGAGTGA
- a CDS encoding MmcQ/YjbR family DNA-binding protein, translating into MTIDELQAHCATKPGVSWDTPFGPDVLVFRVAGKIFALAPLDVFETINLKCEPERAIDLRERYEGIVPGFHMNKQHWNTVDVTGSVPRKLLVELVDHSYELVRASLPKKLREELK; encoded by the coding sequence TTGCAAGCGCATTGCGCCACGAAGCCCGGCGTGAGCTGGGACACACCTTTCGGACCTGACGTGCTCGTGTTCCGTGTGGCCGGGAAGATCTTCGCCTTGGCACCGCTCGATGTCTTCGAGACCATCAACCTGAAGTGCGAACCCGAACGCGCCATCGACCTGCGCGAGCGCTACGAAGGCATCGTGCCGGGCTTCCACATGAACAAGCAGCACTGGAACACCGTGGATGTGACCGGCTCCGTGCCGCGCAAGCTCTTGGTGGAGCTGGTCGATCACAGCTACGAGCTGGTGCGCGCGAGTTTGCCGAAGAAGTTGCGGGAGGAGCTCAAGTAG